In Leptospira perdikensis, a single genomic region encodes these proteins:
- a CDS encoding MBL fold metallo-hydrolase — protein MSCFADGSVRKSHHTENGFKNPNPNFETKGFWNVIVWQFQRFQLPNSLDPADYPPFPVVGNDGLQLKANTSQLSVTWIGHATTLVQIDGVNILTDPIWSERCSPISFIGPKRYTPPGIKIEDLPKIDIVILSHNHYDHTDLPTLRQLEEKFHPLVLTGLGNKKLLLGEGMKNVKEMDWWDETKTKDLTITFTPTQHFSGRGLLDRNETLWGSYFISGKKEKVYFGGDTGYYSHFREISERLGPIDVAILPVGATEPRWMMQPVHVDPKETVQAFVDLKAKYLVPMHYMTFVLSDEALDSPVPRTKEELKRSGISEGQFVPLKIGESRFF, from the coding sequence TTGTCCTGTTTTGCGGACGGTAGTGTTCGCAAATCCCACCACACAGAAAACGGATTCAAAAATCCAAACCCTAACTTTGAAACCAAAGGTTTTTGGAATGTAATCGTTTGGCAATTCCAAAGGTTCCAGTTGCCTAATAGTTTGGATCCGGCTGATTATCCTCCCTTTCCTGTTGTCGGGAATGATGGATTGCAACTCAAAGCCAATACCTCCCAACTTTCGGTGACTTGGATTGGTCATGCAACTACCCTCGTTCAAATCGATGGAGTGAATATCCTAACAGATCCTATTTGGAGCGAAAGGTGTTCGCCTATCAGTTTCATTGGCCCCAAACGTTACACTCCTCCAGGAATCAAAATAGAAGATCTTCCTAAGATTGATATTGTGATTCTATCGCATAATCATTATGATCATACGGACTTACCAACACTCCGACAATTAGAAGAGAAATTCCATCCACTGGTTCTGACAGGACTTGGTAACAAGAAATTATTGTTAGGTGAAGGAATGAAAAATGTAAAGGAAATGGATTGGTGGGATGAAACAAAAACGAAAGATTTAACCATCACTTTCACTCCAACCCAACACTTTAGTGGGAGGGGTTTACTCGATCGGAATGAAACTCTCTGGGGAAGTTACTTCATTTCAGGAAAAAAAGAGAAAGTTTACTTCGGGGGTGACACCGGCTATTATAGCCATTTTCGTGAAATTTCAGAACGATTGGGACCTATTGATGTGGCGATTTTGCCTGTGGGAGCAACGGAACCTCGCTGGATGATGCAACCCGTACACGTGGATCCAAAAGAAACGGTTCAGGCTTTTGTTGATTTGAAGGCCAAGTATTTGGTTCCTATGCACTATATGACCTTTGTTCTCTCGGATGAGGCTTTGGATTCTCCTGTGCCCCGCACCAAAGAGGAGCTAAAACGATCGGGAATCTCCGAAGGACAATTTGTTCCTTTAAAAATTGGAGAATCTCGGTTTTTTTAG
- a CDS encoding sodium:proton antiporter produces the protein MKKLLTTIVFLVCLSVTTAGLFAEDPTPVPTPTTTQEETGHSSHGESVHQELPYWSVLPFVAILLSIAILPVASHKTSHWWEDNNNKLILAVGLGAISFVVLLIYGYSHNIVHTVFFDYIPFIILLGSLFYISGGIVIKGDIHATPLNNTLYLLIGAGLASFIGTTGASMLLIRPLLKTNSERKHVVHTVVFFIFLVSNIGGSLTPLGDPPLFLGYLKGVPFTWTFKLLPEMLFASVILLVVYFVWDTLAYKKETKKDLKKDDKLATPFAIGGQVNFIWLLGVILAVAFLNSNYIPQINETPTLGFIREAVLLVLIGLSKLTSKEENRKFNNFTLHPIQEVAYLFIGIFITMIPALVLLEAHGKELGITENWQFFWATGAFSSVLDNAPTYLTFGSLASGLLTPAGAAAPLTLGQFIGNVQAEEILKAISVGAVFMGANTYIGNAPNFMVKSVAEENKVKMPSFGGYLAYSMGILVPVFILITFVFFV, from the coding sequence TTGAAGAAGCTTCTCACAACGATAGTATTCCTTGTTTGTTTGTCAGTGACAACAGCAGGTTTATTTGCGGAAGACCCGACTCCGGTTCCGACGCCAACAACCACTCAGGAAGAAACAGGACATTCGTCACATGGCGAATCAGTACATCAGGAATTGCCGTATTGGTCGGTTTTACCTTTTGTTGCCATTTTACTTTCTATCGCAATCTTGCCGGTTGCCTCTCACAAAACTTCTCATTGGTGGGAAGACAATAATAACAAATTGATCCTTGCTGTGGGACTTGGAGCCATTTCTTTTGTGGTTCTCCTCATTTATGGTTACAGCCATAATATCGTTCACACAGTTTTCTTCGATTATATTCCTTTCATCATTTTACTCGGATCTTTGTTTTATATTTCCGGTGGGATTGTGATCAAGGGAGACATTCATGCAACACCACTGAACAACACATTGTATTTGTTAATTGGTGCGGGTCTTGCTTCCTTTATTGGAACCACTGGTGCATCTATGTTACTGATCCGTCCTTTGTTAAAAACAAATAGCGAAAGAAAACATGTGGTTCACACCGTTGTATTTTTTATTTTCCTTGTTTCCAACATTGGTGGATCCTTAACACCGCTTGGTGATCCTCCACTATTTCTTGGTTATTTGAAAGGTGTTCCTTTCACTTGGACATTCAAACTTCTACCTGAAATGTTGTTTGCTTCTGTGATTTTACTCGTTGTTTATTTTGTTTGGGATACCCTTGCTTACAAAAAAGAAACGAAGAAAGATCTTAAAAAAGACGATAAACTGGCAACTCCATTCGCCATTGGTGGTCAAGTGAACTTCATTTGGTTACTAGGTGTGATTTTGGCTGTTGCTTTTTTGAACAGTAACTACATCCCACAAATCAATGAAACTCCTACACTTGGATTTATCCGGGAAGCAGTATTACTTGTACTCATTGGTCTTTCTAAGTTAACTTCCAAAGAAGAAAATCGTAAGTTTAATAACTTTACCCTTCATCCAATCCAAGAAGTGGCATATCTCTTCATTGGAATTTTCATTACAATGATCCCTGCTCTCGTGTTACTCGAAGCACACGGTAAGGAACTTGGAATCACAGAGAATTGGCAATTTTTCTGGGCAACTGGGGCTTTCTCTTCAGTTCTCGACAACGCGCCAACGTACCTCACCTTTGGTTCGTTAGCTTCTGGACTCCTTACTCCTGCGGGAGCGGCAGCTCCTCTTACCCTCGGTCAGTTCATTGGAAACGTCCAAGCGGAAGAAATTCTAAAAGCCATTTCCGTAGGTGCGGTGTTTATGGGTGCGAATACTTATATTGGTAACGCTCCTAACTTTATGGTGAAGTCTGTTGCAGAAGAAAACAAAGTAAAGATGCCATCTTTTGGTGGATACTTAGCATATTCTATGGGAATCTTAGTTCCTGTGTTTATCCTAATCACTTTCGTGTTCTTCGTTTAA
- a CDS encoding DUF368 domain-containing protein, giving the protein MPLSKKEILFCLLNGFLIGIANLIPGVSGGTFALILGLYDRLITAITSLNLNTIKTSLALLVGFWKEDVRNRFAEEMKRIDFWFLVFLGIGLLLSVISGAKLIQFLLQNHPQATLALFIGLIFPSLAVPYKLIEKHSLVVWLFLVPGILLTILPSFFMGDTTGSENPLIAFLTGAIAISAMILPGISGSYIMLVLGEYQIVIGKLSTILEPSSIIFLAAFGIGCLLGLLIFTHFVKWLFKKYKSHTMTFLLGLILGSFFILWPFKDYANGQTIVGRSGEVKRDIQIATAKNVLPKDFAETQIPLAALIFGLVLGFGLNKLESLQEKK; this is encoded by the coding sequence ATGCCTCTATCGAAAAAAGAAATTTTATTCTGCCTTCTCAATGGCTTTCTCATCGGGATTGCCAACCTCATCCCCGGTGTTTCCGGAGGGACTTTTGCACTCATCCTCGGACTTTATGACAGGTTGATCACTGCCATCACTTCCCTAAACTTAAACACCATCAAAACATCATTAGCTTTATTGGTTGGTTTCTGGAAAGAAGATGTAAGAAATCGTTTTGCAGAGGAAATGAAACGGATTGATTTTTGGTTCCTAGTATTTCTTGGAATTGGTTTGTTGTTATCCGTAATTTCTGGTGCCAAACTCATTCAGTTTTTATTACAAAACCACCCGCAAGCCACACTGGCTCTTTTTATTGGACTGATCTTTCCTTCTCTTGCGGTTCCTTACAAACTCATCGAAAAACATAGCTTGGTTGTATGGTTATTTTTAGTTCCTGGAATTTTACTCACAATTCTTCCTAGTTTCTTTATGGGAGATACAACAGGTTCCGAAAATCCACTCATTGCTTTTCTTACAGGAGCTATTGCTATATCTGCCATGATCCTACCTGGGATCTCCGGTTCCTACATCATGCTCGTGTTAGGTGAATATCAGATCGTGATTGGAAAACTTTCCACAATCCTCGAACCAAGTTCCATTATTTTCCTTGCAGCATTTGGAATTGGTTGTTTACTCGGACTTCTGATTTTTACTCATTTTGTAAAATGGTTATTTAAAAAATACAAATCCCATACAATGACATTTTTACTTGGTCTTATCTTAGGATCTTTCTTTATCCTTTGGCCTTTCAAAGACTATGCCAATGGTCAAACGATTGTAGGTAGGTCAGGAGAAGTGAAACGAGACATTCAAATTGCAACGGCTAAGAATGTTTTGCCTAAAGATTTTGCAGAAACACAAATCCCACTCGCAGCCCTTATTTTTGGACTGGTTCTTGGATTTGGACTCAATAAATTGGAATCGTTACAAGAAAAGAAATAG
- a CDS encoding sugar phosphotransferase translates to MVSFLPLMIAILAILSLILHTFYVYSRFGVKDVPNERSLHDVVTKKSGGMFFIPLFLTVLLGLLFYPQIGGSFPLPIEPFQRIDIYLLLAGIFLFCVLGFIDDLYHLSPRLRLFLELAVVALFLIWVSPEILFLEGIAVPKPIQVFILTIFIVFAVNLVNFMDGMDWYLVTTLFISFFSLSLVSPHFYTIGNYGYSLYVILFVSMFGFIFYNFPKAKLFMGDSGSLALGFFVMVLPLFVGKWDRSNFEIWDITSYFYLFPYFWLDGVFTLIKRFFQKKHLFSAHREHLFQRITETKLGKIGSLSIFSILNLIIVCIHFVLKTYEVSNILTFTFLFLFASMSYGILWTLIPRKNLA, encoded by the coding sequence ATGGTCTCTTTTTTACCGCTTATGATTGCCATTCTTGCGATTCTCAGCCTGATTTTGCATACATTCTATGTCTATTCCCGTTTTGGCGTCAAAGATGTGCCAAATGAAAGAAGCCTCCACGATGTGGTCACCAAAAAGTCTGGGGGGATGTTCTTCATTCCCTTGTTCCTTACCGTTCTCCTTGGTCTCCTTTTTTACCCGCAAATAGGAGGGTCTTTTCCCCTACCTATAGAACCGTTCCAAAGAATAGACATCTATCTTTTGTTAGCTGGTATTTTTCTATTTTGTGTTCTCGGGTTTATAGATGATTTATACCACTTAAGTCCCAGACTGCGTTTATTTTTAGAACTGGCCGTAGTTGCTCTTTTTTTGATCTGGGTAAGTCCTGAGATTCTTTTTTTAGAAGGAATTGCAGTTCCCAAACCAATCCAGGTGTTCATTCTCACAATTTTTATCGTATTTGCTGTGAACCTAGTCAACTTTATGGATGGAATGGATTGGTATTTAGTTACCACTCTTTTTATCTCTTTCTTTTCCTTAAGTTTAGTTTCTCCCCACTTTTATACAATTGGTAACTACGGTTACAGTTTATACGTCATATTGTTCGTTTCTATGTTTGGATTTATATTTTATAATTTCCCAAAAGCAAAATTGTTTATGGGTGACAGTGGATCACTTGCCTTAGGTTTTTTTGTTATGGTATTACCTTTGTTTGTCGGAAAATGGGACAGGTCAAATTTTGAAATTTGGGACATTACATCCTACTTTTATCTGTTTCCATATTTTTGGCTGGATGGGGTTTTTACTTTAATCAAACGATTCTTTCAAAAAAAACATTTGTTCTCGGCACACAGAGAACATCTTTTCCAACGTATCACAGAAACTAAGTTAGGAAAAATAGGATCTTTGAGTATTTTCTCTATCTTAAACCTCATCATTGTCTGCATCCATTTTGTATTAAAAACTTATGAAGTTTCTAATATCCTGACCTTTACCTTTTTATTCCTTTTTGCATCAATGAGTTATGGAATTCTTTGGACTTTGATACCTAGAAAAAACCTTGCATAA
- the dapA gene encoding 4-hydroxy-tetrahydrodipicolinate synthase, whose product MFQGVYTAVITPFRQGKIDYDSYFKILENQIRSGVAGVVPCGTTGESPTLSYEEHKELIQKTVQVVAGKIQVIAGTGSNSTKEAIELTESACNDGVDGILSVNPYYNKPTQEGMFRHFTEIANVSSKPVMLYNIPGRTNVNLLPETVARLAAHPKIAAIKEATGDLGQMAKVIAISPSDFGLLSGDDNLTLPVLSIGGRGVVSVVSNLFPRACVDMVSLYLRGDLEASKKIYYKLLPVFINAFIETNPIPIKAAMSWFGYCENELRLPMTALSEGSPADAFKKTVFQLKEEGIV is encoded by the coding sequence ATGTTTCAGGGCGTTTATACCGCGGTCATCACCCCTTTCCGCCAGGGGAAAATCGATTACGATAGTTATTTTAAAATCCTAGAAAACCAAATCCGTTCGGGCGTGGCGGGTGTGGTTCCTTGTGGGACAACGGGGGAATCTCCCACTCTTTCTTATGAGGAACATAAGGAACTCATCCAAAAGACGGTTCAGGTGGTTGCCGGGAAGATTCAAGTCATTGCAGGTACTGGTTCTAATTCTACCAAAGAGGCGATTGAACTAACTGAATCTGCTTGTAACGACGGAGTCGATGGAATTTTATCTGTGAACCCGTATTATAACAAACCCACTCAAGAGGGGATGTTCCGTCATTTTACAGAGATTGCCAATGTATCCTCTAAACCAGTGATGTTGTATAACATTCCTGGAAGAACCAACGTGAATTTATTACCGGAAACGGTAGCAAGACTTGCGGCCCATCCCAAAATTGCAGCAATCAAAGAAGCAACTGGTGACTTAGGGCAAATGGCAAAGGTCATTGCGATATCACCGTCTGACTTTGGTTTGTTGTCAGGTGATGATAACTTAACCTTACCTGTTTTATCAATTGGTGGTAGGGGAGTTGTTTCTGTAGTATCCAATCTTTTCCCACGTGCTTGTGTGGATATGGTTTCCCTGTATTTACGTGGCGACCTTGAAGCATCCAAAAAGATTTATTATAAACTCCTTCCGGTGTTTATCAATGCATTTATCGAAACCAATCCCATCCCTATCAAAGCTGCTATGAGTTGGTTTGGATATTGCGAAAATGAACTTCGTCTTCCAATGACTGCTTTGTCTGAAGGTTCTCCCGCTGATGCTTTCAAAAAAACAGTATTCCAATTGAAAGAGGAAGGCATTGTCTAA
- the dapB gene encoding 4-hydroxy-tetrahydrodipicolinate reductase produces the protein MSKIKVGVIGAGGRMGKAIIQVLSLSKKSELSAAVVREGAVYAGFDSGNHAGIKETGILLSTDLQKACESSDVLIDFSTHTGFESILNAALSNRKPLVIGTTGLTDSDKALIHSAATSIPIVFSPNMSVGVNLLFKLTEIAAKVLDEDFDVEVLDIHHRHKKDAPSGTAMYLKEVLLNATKRTESNVIYGRHGMYPERDQKEIAMHTMRAGEVVGEHTVYFLSSEERIEITHKAQDRKTFATGAVKAAEFLHGKSKGLYNMFDVLGI, from the coding sequence TTGTCTAAGATAAAAGTTGGTGTCATAGGTGCTGGCGGAAGGATGGGAAAGGCCATCATCCAAGTGCTTTCCCTATCCAAAAAATCAGAGTTAAGTGCTGCTGTTGTCAGAGAAGGTGCCGTTTATGCAGGATTTGATTCGGGAAACCATGCTGGAATCAAAGAGACGGGAATTTTACTTTCTACCGACTTACAGAAAGCATGTGAATCTTCAGATGTTCTGATTGATTTTAGCACTCATACTGGATTTGAATCCATTTTAAATGCTGCATTATCGAACAGGAAACCTTTGGTGATTGGCACAACGGGGCTTACTGATTCCGATAAAGCTCTCATTCATTCAGCAGCAACATCCATTCCTATTGTGTTTTCACCCAATATGTCTGTTGGTGTGAATCTGTTATTTAAGTTAACAGAGATCGCAGCAAAGGTGTTAGATGAAGATTTTGATGTAGAAGTTTTGGATATCCACCATCGCCATAAAAAAGATGCACCTTCCGGAACGGCCATGTATTTAAAAGAAGTTCTTTTGAATGCGACCAAACGTACGGAAAGTAATGTCATTTATGGTCGCCATGGAATGTATCCAGAACGAGATCAAAAAGAAATTGCCATGCATACGATGAGAGCTGGTGAAGTAGTTGGCGAACATACCGTATATTTTTTAAGTTCAGAAGAACGAATCGAAATTACTCATAAGGCTCAGGATCGCAAAACATTTGCAACTGGTGCGGTAAAAGCTGCCGAGTTTTTACACGGAAAGTCCAAAGGACTCTATAATATGTTCGATGTGTTAGGA